ACAAGGATAATAATAATGAAACTGAATAAAATTCTACTCGCTATCGGCATGGCTTCTAGCGTTGCGATAGTGGGTTGCGGTGATGACACTCAATACGGCAAAACCCCTCCACCAGATCCTGAACCCGAAGTCGTTACTCCTCCTTTACAAGCTTTTGCGCCTAATGGCAGCTTAAAAGTTCAAATTCGCCGAACTCAATATGGTGTACCACACATTACTGCCGACAATTTAGAGAGTCTTGGTTTCGGTAATGGTTATGCCCAAGCACAAGATAATTTATGTGTAATAGCCGATGGCTTTATTAAAGCCAATTCTGAACGGTCGATGTACTTTGGCCCCCATGCATCGATTGACTTTACAACCGGACTTCCAACCAGTGAAGATAATGGTAACTTAATTTCTGATTTTGCCTACAAAGCATTGAAAATCAGGCAGCTTGCAGAAAACCAATACCCACAGTTTAGTTATAATTCGCGTGCATTAATGGAAGGTTTTAGTGCGGGTTATAATCAATATCTTGCCGATGTTGAAGCCGGCACCCAAACCGGCGAACCATTCTGTGCTGGTCAACCCTGGGTTAAACCTATTAGCGGTGTCGATGTTGCAAGCTATCTATTTTCCATCGCGTTATTACCTGGAGCGGCAAACTTTTTAGATTTAATTTTTTACGCCAACCCAGGCGATGCTCAAGAGTATTTACCGCGTATTGTTGGACCAGCCCCGTCCACTGCGCAAATGGCGTTTGTGCAGGATATGAACAACAAATTAATCGCAAGGTCTGCAACCATTAGCACACCGGAAACTAATCCGCGAAATTTGGGCTCTAATGGTTGGGGTTTAGGAAAGGATAAAACCGAAAATGGTAAAGGCATGGTGTTAGGTAATCCACACTTTCCGCATACCGGTAATTTACGTTTTTGGCAGTCGCATTTGACTATACCAGGGCACATGGATGTAATGGGCGGGTCATTAGTGGGCATGCCTGGTCTCGTCAATATTGGCTTTAACAAAGATCTCGCATGGACCCATACCTTTTCTACTGCCGAACATTTTGTAATGTATAATCTTGAGCTAGTTGCTGGTGACAGGTTGCAGTATATGTTCGATGGCTCAGCTATGCCGATCACCAAAGAAACGGTATCGGTGTTAGTTAATGCAGGCCCTGCAGGCATGTTAGTGGCAGAAAAAGATATTTACACCACAGCCAAAGGTCCGATGGTTGAAGCGCCGCCAACATTAGCGCCATTTGGATGGGATGATGGCCAGGCTTTCTTTATTCAAGATGCCAACATGGCCAATAAAGATCCGCTTGATCATTGGTTAGCCATGAACCGCGCCAGTAATCTTGATGAGTTTCAGCAGGCGTTTAAAAATTATGATGGAGTGATTTTTAATAACACCTTGTATGCCGACAAAGAAGGCAATGCGTTTTATATTGACGACTCAACGGTTCCTGGTTTTTCAGACTTAGTGGTCGATATTATTAAGACGACTCCAGCGATACAAGCCGCGAGAGTCCAAGCAGGGTTTACTATTTTACCCGGTAATACCTCGGTATTTAGTTATGATTCACCCATGCCATATAAACGTGCACCTAAGCTTGAACGTACAGACTTTGTGCAAAACTCAAATAATTCCTTTTGGTCGACTAACTTAGCGGCACCGCTCGAAAACTACTCTCCTTTATACGGTCCAGAACGAGGCCAATTATCATTACGTACTCGTATGGGCTTAACCTTAATGGAAGATGCCGCGGGTGATGACGGTAAATTTAATATTGAGGAACTAGAGGCGGCTTTATTATCCAATCGGGCTTATCTTGCTGAATTAGTGTTACCAGACTTAATTAGCCAGTGTGAGCAACAAGGCTCTACACCGGTTATGGTGAGTGCTACATTGTCTA
This region of Shewanella livingstonensis genomic DNA includes:
- a CDS encoding acylase gives rise to the protein MKLNKILLAIGMASSVAIVGCGDDTQYGKTPPPDPEPEVVTPPLQAFAPNGSLKVQIRRTQYGVPHITADNLESLGFGNGYAQAQDNLCVIADGFIKANSERSMYFGPHASIDFTTGLPTSEDNGNLISDFAYKALKIRQLAENQYPQFSYNSRALMEGFSAGYNQYLADVEAGTQTGEPFCAGQPWVKPISGVDVASYLFSIALLPGAANFLDLIFYANPGDAQEYLPRIVGPAPSTAQMAFVQDMNNKLIARSATISTPETNPRNLGSNGWGLGKDKTENGKGMVLGNPHFPHTGNLRFWQSHLTIPGHMDVMGGSLVGMPGLVNIGFNKDLAWTHTFSTAEHFVMYNLELVAGDRLQYMFDGSAMPITKETVSVLVNAGPAGMLVAEKDIYTTAKGPMVEAPPTLAPFGWDDGQAFFIQDANMANKDPLDHWLAMNRASNLDEFQQAFKNYDGVIFNNTLYADKEGNAFYIDDSTVPGFSDLVVDIIKTTPAIQAARVQAGFTILPGNTSVFSYDSPMPYKRAPKLERTDFVQNSNNSFWSTNLAAPLENYSPLYGPERGQLSLRTRMGLTLMEDAAGDDGKFNIEELEAALLSNRAYLAELVLPDLISQCEQQGSTPVMVSATLSKDVSASCAALKAWNGKQDNDSKGGALLREFAHQFNQNTMLTESFDYMSAATTPSKLNTDGSALTALAHAALNLEAAGFAVDVALGDVQFVEKSLPDGTASGVKLPWPGSHNAEGGFNVFSTSLSGDDSLIPQHKYSPIMDVVSGNATASGLTAEGYQVRYGSSWMMTVSFTDEGPKAKGILTYSESSNVLSPSFSDQSELYSSSKQLRPLLFTETEIQASLESTTELTFQRN